One stretch of Tenrec ecaudatus isolate mTenEca1 chromosome 18, mTenEca1.hap1, whole genome shotgun sequence DNA includes these proteins:
- the LOC142432624 gene encoding vomeronasal type-1 receptor 3-like: MHSRELAMAMILLAQTTLGSLGNIFLLFHYVSLSFIKYRLRSIDLIFKHLTIANVLVNLCRGIPQTMAAFGWKDFPSDVGCKLLFYVHRVGRGVSLGTTCLLSIFQVIIISPGDARWAELKVKAPKYIGFSLCLCWTLHMLANIMVAMHMTSIWGNDTITQKKPRLVDHELMCTNCFLLPYCQPLSPPQQ; this comes from the coding sequence ATGCACTCCAGAGAACTGGCAATGGCGATGATCCTCTTGGCGCAGACTACACTTGGCAGCCTGggcaatatttttcttcttttccattaTGTCTCCCTTTCATTTATTAAGTACAGGTTAAGGTCCATAGACTTGATTTTCAAGCATCTGACAATAGCCAACGTCTTGGTCAATCTCTGTAGAGGAATCCCCCAGACAATGgcagcatttggatggaaagattTCCCCAGCGATGTCGGCTGCAAGCTGTTGTTCTATGTTCACAGAGTGGGCAGAGGAGTGTCCCTTGGCACCACGTGCCTCTTGAGTATCTTCCAGGTGATCATCATCAGCCCTGGTGACGCCAGGTGGGCAGAGCTGAAGGTGAAAGCTCCCAAGTACATTGGCTTTTCCTTATGCCTCTGCTGGACCCTTCATATGCTGGCAAACATTATGGTTGCCATGCACATGACTAGCATTTGGGGCAATGACACCATCACACAGAAAAAACCCAGGTTGGTGGATCATGAACTTATGTGTACTAACTGCTTCCTGCTTCCCTACTGTcagcccctttctcctcctcagcAGTAA
- the LOC142432625 gene encoding LOW QUALITY PROTEIN: vomeronasal type-1 receptor 4-like (The sequence of the model RefSeq protein was modified relative to this genomic sequence to represent the inferred CDS: substituted 1 base at 1 genomic stop codon), with amino-acid sequence MSSRNWTLGIVFLLQTTVGILGNVFLAFYHIILYLTKXRLRCTDLILKHLTVANSLLILSKGIPETMAAFGWKDFLSDFGCKLTFYVYRVGRGVSMGSTCLLTIFQAITISPSTSKWAPLKVKAPKYMSFSLFLCWVLQMLVNIIFPIYVTKHWNYKNNTFNKDLGYCFSVPHGIIQSSLHAAFFSFSDAVCLGLMLWASGSMVSILHRHKERVQHIHRNNLSPRSSPETRATKNILVLVSTFLIIYTFSSTILAFLVVVNHPSRWMLDVSALINVCYPTVSPFVFMSSDSSVYRLCCSWIRKI; translated from the coding sequence ATGTCCTCTAGGAACTGGACCCTAGGAATAGTTTTCTTATTACAAACTACGGTTGGTATCCTGGGGAATGTTTTTCTTGCTTTCTATCACATCATACTTTACTTGACTAAGTGAAGGTTAAGGTGCACAGACTTGATTCTCAAGCATCTGACTGTAGCCAACAGCTTGCTCATTCTCTCTAAGGGAATCCCAGAGACCATGGCAGCTTTTGGCTGGAAAGATTTCCTCAGTGATTTTGGATGCAAACTTACTTTCTATGTTTACAGAGTGGGCAGGGGTGTGTCCATGGGGAgtacctgcctcttgactatctTCCAGGCCATCACCATCAGCCCCAGCACCTCCAAATGGGCACCTCTCAAGGTGAAAGCTCCCAAGTACATGAGCTTCTCTTTATTTCTCTGCTGGGTCTTGCAAATGCTGGTAAATATAATTTTTCCAATCTATGTGACTAAACATTGGAACTATAAAAACAACACATTTAACAAAGATTTAGGATATTGTTTTTCTGTTCCTCATGGTATAATTCAAAGTTCACTGCATGCAGCATTTTTTTCATTCTCTGATGCTGTGTGTTTGGGACTCATGCTCTGGGCCAGTGGCTCCATGGTTTCCATCCTGCACAGACACAAAGAAAGGGTTCAACACATCCATAGGAACAACCTTTCCCCCAGATCTTCCCCTGAGACCAGAGCCACTAAAAACATCCTTGTCTTGGTGAGCACGTTTTTAATCATTTACACTTTCTCCTCCACCATCCTAGCATTTCTAGTTGTTGTTAATCATCCCAGTAGGTGGATGCTGGATGTCTCTGCACTAATCAATGTGTGTTACCCAACTGTGAGCCCCTTTGTCTTCATGAGCAGTGATTCCAGTGTCTACAGACTCTGCTGCTCCTGGATAAGGAAGATATAA